The window GTGCTCCAGGGCGGGGAACTCGCCGGCCGCGACACCGCGTACGACCTCGCCGGGCAGGCCGCCGGCCTCGAAGCGGAGCCTGCGCAGGTGCTCGTGGCGGACCGCCGGGAAACGCAGCCCGGTGCCGCCGCGGATCCCGAACTCCTCCAGCAGCGGATACGCGTCGAGGACCGGCGTGACATCGGACTGCTCGATCCAGGAGATCTCCGACTCCTCCATCTCCAGGTCCCCGATGAACACGGCCCGGAGCGCGGTCAGCCGGGCACGGGCGTCCACGAGACGCCGAACGATGCTGCTGGAGTCGTTTTCGTACGCCTCACCCCACTGGCCCACGATGACGGCCCGCACCCCGGCGGGGTCGACGGAGTCGAGGAAGCGGTCCCACAGCTCACCGAAGTTCTCCTGTGGCGGGTCCGCGTACGGCTCGACGGCCAGCCGCCAGGCCGCGGCGTCCGCCTCCGGCAGCTCCCGCTTCCCCGCGAACTGCGCGAAGTCGAAGGCCGGGAGGCCGTGCAGTTCCTTCAGATGCTCGACGTGGGACATGACGCTGGCCTCCTGGGGCTTTCACGCATTGCGTTGTTCGCGAAGAGTTGTACCAAGCGGCTCTGACATCGGCGGCCTCGGGCCGGGCCGGGAGCTGTGCTGTGAGGCGTTGTCAGACCCCCCACGTAGCGTCGTGGACATCGGTCGGTGAGGTGCCGACGGGGAAGGGAGACCTGCATGTACCGGCAGGGGGATGTCCTGATCGTGCGCGTGGCGGAGGCGGCCGTGCCGCCGGGCACGGACCGGCTGCCGCACCAGCCGAGGGACGCGCGGGGGAGGCTCGTCCTGGCTCTCGGCGAGGTCACCGGACACGCTCACGCGGTGATCGGACCGGGGACGCTGGTCAGGGAGGCGGGACCGTTCGGAGCGTCCTACCTCCATCTCCCGGACGGTGGACGGGTGGTGCACGAGGAACACGCGGCGATACCGCTGCCCAAGGGCTGGTACCGCGTGGTGCGGCAGCGGGAGTACGCGCCCGGCGCGGTGCGCGTCGTGGCGGACTGAGACAGCGCACTGAAGTGGCGTACCGAAGCGGCGAGCTGAAGCGGCACGTGGAGACAGCGGATTGAAGCGGCGCGTTCGGACAGCGCCGTGAGACGGCCGGACTGGGACAGCGAAGAGCGGAACGATGACGACACCGACGAAAACCGTGAGCGAGACCGGGCACGACACCGCGCACGAGACGACCGTGCAGGTGGACGCGACGGCGATGTGGCGCGAGGTGGCGGCGGCGACCGGCCCCGCCGATCGCCCGGCCGCCGAGGAGGGAGTGCGCCTGGCCTACAGGCTGGCGGGTCTGCCGGAGCCGGAGCACATCATCTGGGCGGGTTCGCCCAGCGAGGGCGTGGCGGTGGTCGCGCGGCTCACGGCGGAGGGAACGGCCGGCCGCACCGTCCGCGACGCGGTGCGCACCCGGCCCTGGGCGGCCGCGCGGAAGCGCGTCCTCGACCGGCTCGGACCGGCCGGCTGGGCCGCGCACTGGGCCCTGACGGGCGCCCAACTGTGGGACGGCACGGTCGCGCTGACCGATCGCATACGCACCGGTGTGGTCGAGGCCTCGACCACCGCGCCCGAGGACGAGCAG of the Streptomyces sp. NBC_01788 genome contains:
- a CDS encoding STM4015 family protein, with protein sequence MSHVEHLKELHGLPAFDFAQFAGKRELPEADAAAWRLAVEPYADPPQENFGELWDRFLDSVDPAGVRAVIVGQWGEAYENDSSSIVRRLVDARARLTALRAVFIGDLEMEESEISWIEQSDVTPVLDAYPLLEEFGIRGGTGLRFPAVRHEHLRRLRFEAGGLPGEVVRGVAAGEFPALEHLDMWLGVEAYGGDSGAADLAPILAGGRFPALRHLGLRNSEIQDEVAAAVAGAPVVAQLTSLDLSLGALTDDGAASLLGGQPLTHLTRLDLHHHFLSESMTDRIRGAFDSSGTEVDLSDHRTPDSWGDEEWRYVAVSE